The DNA window TGGGGTAGGCGGTACTAACGCCTGCGTTATTTTGGAAGCGGCGCCGGAACTTTCCTCTGGCTATGAGCACCAAGCCCCGGTATTGATGACATTTTCAGCCAGAAGCCGCAATGCGCTTGGCGAAATGAAACGTCGAATGGCGGCGCATCTAGAAACGAACCCAGATGCAAATCTTGCTGACGTTGCGTACACTCTGCAAACTGGACGCAAGCAGTTTGAGTTTTCAACCAGTGTCGTTGGCCAAGACCGTGAATCCCTTCTGGAATCTTTGGGCAAGGCATCCCCAGTCGCGGTTAAAAACAAGTCTAAGCGTCCTGTGGTCTTTATGTTTCCAGGGCAAGGCAACCAATACGCAAACATGTCGTTGGACCTTTACCAGACATATCCCGTCTTCAAGCAAGCAATGGATCAGTGCTGCGACTATCTCACTGCGATCCTTGAACAAGATCTGAGAGAGATTATCTTTCCACAGGACGAAGAAGTTGCGGCACTTATTAACCAAACAAAATTCACTCAGCCGGCACTGTTTGTCGTCGAATACAGCTTGGCCAAATTGTGGATGTCGTGGGGCATTCAGCCAGATGTGATGATCGGCCACAGTGTCGGTGAATATGTGGCTGCTTGTTTATCGGGTGTTTTCTCTCTAGAAGAGGCGTTAAAAGCAGTCGCAATTCGTGGCAAGTTGGTTCAAGCTCTGCCGCCAGGCGCTATGTTAGCGGTATTGATGGAAGAAGCGGAATTAAGTGAAAGAATCGCTAATCTGGATTTGGACATCGCTGCTGTTAACTACCCAGAGCTGTCTGTCGTTGCAGGTGAGTTAGAAGCGGTGAAAGCCTTCCAATATGAGTTGGAAGAAGAAGGTATATTCTGCAAACACTTAGATACCTCACATGGTTTCCATTCCAGCATGATGGATCCTATGTTGCCTGAGTTTAAACAGGTGATAGATGGTATCGAGCTTCACACTCCGCAAATTCCATTTGTCTCTTCGGTGACAGGTGAGTGGATCTCTGAGGCATTAGCCAAAGACAGTGATTATTGGGTGCGCCATGTAAGAAATCCGGTTTTATTCTCGCATGCGTTTAAGACCTTGATGGAAGAGCACCAAGACGGCTTTATTGCTTTGGAAGTGGGGCCAGGTCGCTCATTAGAATCAGCAGCAAAACAGCACTTTAAAGAAGAAACAGACGTTGAAGCGGATATATTCTCTTCGCTCCCCACGGCAAAAGAAGTGGCGCTATCAGGTCAATATCTCGTCTCAGCACTCGGCTCTATGTGGGCGCACGGCCTGAAAGTGGATTGGTCGCTATTGTACACAGGTGAGCGTCGTTGCCGTGTATCTTTACCTGGTTATCCGTTCGAGCGAAACGAGTTTAAGCTGCCGAGCATTCAAGGCGGTAATGCGGATAGTCCATCCCTAGCGGTTGATGAATCTTCTCTAAAACGCAAAAAACAAGATATTGCAGATTGGTTTTACATGCCAGCATGGAAACGTACTGTTCCCGCGGCTTTTATGCCAAACGAGAAGGCTGAAAACGAGACGGACTGCTGGGTCCTATTTGCCGATGAATACGGTGTTGCTGCCCAAATGCAAACTCAGCTACGTGAGACTGGTGCACGTATTGTGAGCGTGCTTCAAGGGGACAGTTATGTTGATAATTCAGTACCTGAAGATCATACCTTCAACTTCATCATTAACCCTCGTGAGCGTGAAGATTACATTCAGTTACTTCAGGCAATCAAAGCACAGGGTATGGCGCCAGTGCGTATTGCCGATATGTGGAACTTGTCACCTCAGCATAAAGGGTTGGATCTAGAGCAGTGCCAGAATGGTCAATACGCTTCTTTCTATGCGCCATTGTATCTACAGCAAGCCTTGGTGAGTGAAAATGTGTTAGATAGGGTGCGCTTATTATTCGTTACCAACAACACATTTAGTGTGTCAGGTGAAAAGGTTATTTGCCCAGAGAAAGCCTTGCTTGTTGGTCCTGCTAGAGTCTTCTATCACGAATATCCAGATGTACAGTGTCATTTGGTTGATATCGATCTCCCACTTAATGAACAGGGTGAGATTGACCAATACAACCAGCAAGTAGCCAATTACTTAATTGCTGAAACTGACCTTGCGACAGACGGTAAACTAGTGGCGTATCGAAGCGGTTGCCGCTGGGAAGAGGAATATCAAGCGGTTCGTTTGCACGAGCAAGTGTCAGGTATTAGCGCAGAGTTCAAAGATGAGGGCGTGTATCTCATTACCGGAGGGCTCGGTGGCCTTGGTATGTTAGTCGCAGGCCATATCAGTGAATTGTGTAATGCGACACTGGTATTAACTTACCGCAGTAGTTTACCTGCAAGGGAAGAGTGGCAAGCTTGGATCGAGCAACATCCTGTCGATGATGCCATGAGTGAGAAGCTGGTGAGCATTCTTCGTCTTGAGGAAATGGGTAACACCATAGACTTGGTTCAAGTCGATGTTTGTGACTACGCCGAAATGGAGAAAATGTGTCAGCGCTACCCAAGATTTGACGGCATTTTCCATACTGCGGGTATTGCGGGTGGAGGAATTATTCCACTAAAATCTGATCAAGATTGCGCGAGCGTTATTGATCCCAAATTGACGGGAAGCCTTATCCTCGATGAATTAACCAAAGACAATCAACCTGATTTTATGGTGCTGTTCTCTTCCATCACATCGATACAAGCAGATGAAGCACGTATTGATTACTGCGCGGGTAATGCCTTTTTAGATACCTACGCCAGCTATCGTAACCAGAACCGTAA is part of the Vibrio aquimaris genome and encodes:
- a CDS encoding type I polyketide synthase, which encodes MKDQATLRDKDIAIIGMSGRFPGAEDLSTFWSNLAEGLETITTFSEQELRESGVDEELIASPHYIPRRGILGNAEHFDAHFFDITPRDAEIMDPQHRAFLECSWHAFEDAGYVPASYPGKVGVFGGTGAAWHLNKVHSHPSVTQFASGASIVTNNDKDYVTTRVSYKLDLKGPSVNVQTACSTAMVAVVMGINSLLSGESDLVVAGGVSIDTPERRGYPYMQGGMDSADGRCYAFDSRANGTVFSRGVGSVLLKRAKDAIKDGDHIYAIIKGGAINNDGGLKAGFTAPGIEGQVEVAKQAIANADIDVENIRFVEAHGTATALGDPIEFSSLSQTFQQYTDKKQFCRLGSVKTNIGHTDAASGVASLIKASLALKSGQLPASLHYSKPNPNIDFESSPFVMNTELTSFKQSDKPNNALVNSFGVGGTNACVILEAAPELSSGYEHQAPVLMTFSARSRNALGEMKRRMAAHLETNPDANLADVAYTLQTGRKQFEFSTSVVGQDRESLLESLGKASPVAVKNKSKRPVVFMFPGQGNQYANMSLDLYQTYPVFKQAMDQCCDYLTAILEQDLREIIFPQDEEVAALINQTKFTQPALFVVEYSLAKLWMSWGIQPDVMIGHSVGEYVAACLSGVFSLEEALKAVAIRGKLVQALPPGAMLAVLMEEAELSERIANLDLDIAAVNYPELSVVAGELEAVKAFQYELEEEGIFCKHLDTSHGFHSSMMDPMLPEFKQVIDGIELHTPQIPFVSSVTGEWISEALAKDSDYWVRHVRNPVLFSHAFKTLMEEHQDGFIALEVGPGRSLESAAKQHFKEETDVEADIFSSLPTAKEVALSGQYLVSALGSMWAHGLKVDWSLLYTGERRCRVSLPGYPFERNEFKLPSIQGGNADSPSLAVDESSLKRKKQDIADWFYMPAWKRTVPAAFMPNEKAENETDCWVLFADEYGVAAQMQTQLRETGARIVSVLQGDSYVDNSVPEDHTFNFIINPREREDYIQLLQAIKAQGMAPVRIADMWNLSPQHKGLDLEQCQNGQYASFYAPLYLQQALVSENVLDRVRLLFVTNNTFSVSGEKVICPEKALLVGPARVFYHEYPDVQCHLVDIDLPLNEQGEIDQYNQQVANYLIAETDLATDGKLVAYRSGCRWEEEYQAVRLHEQVSGISAEFKDEGVYLITGGLGGLGMLVAGHISELCNATLVLTYRSSLPAREEWQAWIEQHPVDDAMSEKLVSILRLEEMGNTIDLVQVDVCDYAEMEKMCQRYPRFDGIFHTAGIAGGGIIPLKSDQDCASVIDPKLTGSLILDELTKDNQPDFMVLFSSITSIQADEARIDYCAGNAFLDTYASYRNQNRNGRTISINWGKWGDVGMAVQYGRELDEKKAQLAQPEDSELLTLVDRKGLEEVYRVNLDVQKDWVLNEHCLSEQPTMVGTTILSMLHNFVNYFKPQEPLQVKNLLLTKPAIYHNAWPREMRLFVRAEGTGYSFSLRSRGIREIDWEEHAIGNLGSGVETTESLAAYIEPLEAIQTRCSERLDEEDVGKEYINAITGEVFLSLSDRWSTTKTAWQGDNEWLIHKELDAQYQGDFEQYPYHPAVIDSVSIRCINLISKENFLPISYGKVSYLAPLDGDCYAHIKLKQAYKEEDNTIIMDITFLGAESQPLMVIENYTLVRMKADNQVQDSVSTSSKARFDVNVSDKDIMFYEGLDALKRQLAHLEFEQMVVVTSDLGQLIHEAIPEREEVETIATDSEANQGHARPELSVEYVAPENDIEKEVIAVWQSVLGISGIGIDDNFVELGGNSLLAVQIVSKVSAKFEVDIRVDLFYQDQTVRGLAGLVIQAFESLLESE